Genomic window (Ureibacillus composti):
TTGGATGTGATTTTAAATTACCAGTAAAACGATATAATTCATCCTCTGTTAATTTTGGAAAATAACCAACAACAATGATTTCCTTATCACTATATTGTAAATTGGTCTCTTGAATTTTCACCCGGACAATCGAATACATATTTGTTGGGTTATGGAAAATGGAAACGATTGGACGGCCAAGTACGAACAATTGATTCACTTCAAATAAATTCAAATGATTTGCCACCCTTGTACGCCCCCTTTAATTACATTAATTACATTTTTCGTACTTTCGATTTTATCATAACCTTACTAAGCTGTCTTACTTATTCCTATTAAACAATGGGAACTCGATATTTTGGAAGATGAATGATATGATATTTTTAACCTATTGGCTCTTTAATTCACTTCATTTAACTCATATACTTCCTCCTCCCAAAAGGATAAGTTGGTGATATACAATGTTGAATTCTCTACCATTTATATAGTGAATTTCTTAGGTTAAAGAGACAATTACTAGTATTTATTTATGAATTATTAAAGAAGGGTTTGTGAGATTTCGTGGAATTTAGACCTTGCATTGATTTACATGATGGGAAAGTAAAACAAATCGTCGGGAGTACACTAGGTCATAAAGACCAGTCGGTTGTTGAAAATTTTATTTCTGAAAATGATTCTACCTATTTTGCTAAGATGTTTGCAAATGATGGTTTAACTGGCGGACACGTCATTATGTTAGGGACTGGTAATGAAGAAGCTGCTCTACTTGCACTTAAAGCCTATCCAGGTGGTTTACAAGTAGGTGGTGGCATTTCTGCCGAAAATGCCAAGAAGTATATCGATGCAGGGGCAACACATGTTATTGTCACTTCTTATATATTTCATGATGGTCAATTAGACTTGGAACGATTAAATAGGTTGATTGATGAAGTAGGAAAAGAACATATTGTAATTGATTTAAGTTGTAAAAAGCGAGAGGATAAATGGTTTGTTGTAACAGATAAGTGGACGAAATTTAGTAACTTTGAAGTAAATGCTGAATCAATTCCCTACATCGAACAATTTTGTGATGAATTATTAATTCATGCTGTAGA
Coding sequences:
- the hisA gene encoding phosphoribosylformimino-5-aminoimidazole carboxamide ribotide isomerase is translated as MEFRPCIDLHDGKVKQIVGSTLGHKDQSVVENFISENDSTYFAKMFANDGLTGGHVIMLGTGNEEAALLALKAYPGGLQVGGGISAENAKKYIDAGATHVIVTSYIFHDGQLDLERLNRLIDEVGKEHIVIDLSCKKREDKWFVVTDKWTKFSNFEVNAESIPYIEQFCDELLIHAVDVEGKRSGMQEELVSDLAKWTSIPTTYAGGVRSLEDLQKFEKLSDGKLHVTIGSALDIFGGDLPYQDVVSYCKKK